The Labilibaculum sp. sequence TTCCGTTTACACCGGGACGTATGGATGCATCGCAGGAGCAGACAGATGTAGAATCGTTTGCGGTGATGGAACCGGCAGCCGATGGTTTCCGCAACTATTTAAAAACGAAATATGTTATTTCAACAGAAGAGTTATTGGTTGATAAAGCGCAATTGCTAACATTAACAGCTCCTGAAATGACTGTGCTGGTAGGCGGAATGCGTGTATTAAACGCAAATTCGGACAATTCCAGACATGGGGTTTTCACAAAGAGGCCGGAGCTTCTCACCAACGATTTCTTTGTAAACCTGCTGGACATGGGTACGGTCTGGATGCCGGCATCTGAGACAAAAGAGATATTTGATGGACGCGATCGCAAAACGGGTGCCGTTAAATGGACAGGAACCCGGGCTGATCTTATTTTTGGTTCAAACTCGGAACTAAGAGCACTGGCCGAAGTTTATGCCAGTATTGATGCTGATAAGAAGTTTGTTAAAGACTTTGTTGCTGCATGGAATAAAGTAATGAATCTGGATCGTTTTGATCTGGTCTGATCTTTCCTTAATTCGGAATTTCAGGAAGAATGATCCTGCACTTTTCAGTTCATTAATACAGTAAGGGGTTTGAATTGGGAGCACCTTAACAGCCCAATATTGCAATAAAACAGTTTGGCCAGACAACAAGTCTGGCCATTTTTTTTTGATCCTCTTAAGTAGTTTGTTTCCCAAAGTTTGCATCAGTCAATTGCTAACTCCTGACAGCGTAAAAGACCTGTCAGCGTTTTAGCAATTTCCTTTTTTATTCGCTATTCTTTATTTTGTTAAGTAATTATAGTTTTGTAGATTCATCTATCGAATTGCAATGGATAAAATTGCAAAGGATTTTTTGCTAAAAGCCAAGTGTTTATTGCAATTGCCTTCAGGCAACAGATAATAAAAAAGAATAGTATTGAAGGAGTAAAAATGATGCTAAAGCAAAGGATTGGAATATTTAAAATCCAGTTGGCTAAAGCCAAACTGCAATGGATAAAATAAGAAAGGATTTCTGCTAAAAGTCAGGCATTTATTGCAATTGCCTTCGGGCAACTGATAAAAAAAGAATAGTGTTGAAGGAGTAAAAATGATGCTAAAGCAAAGGATTGGAATATTTTAAATTCAGTTGGCTAAAGCCAAACTGCAATGGATAAAATAAGAAAGGATTTCTGCTAAAAGCCAAGTTTATTGCAATTGCCTTCAGGCAACAGATAACAAAAAAGAATAGTGTTGAAGGAGAAAAATGATGCTGAAACAAAACATCTATTGCAGTTGCTTTTAAGCAACTGATAACATGAAATTTAAAAACAGGCTTTAGCCGCATAAAATAAATAAGATGAGTTGGGTAAGAGTATATGTACACATGGTATTCTCTACAAAAAACAGAGAACCTTTTTTGAATTCCTCAGAAGTAAAGAAAAATGTATTTCAGCACATCAAAAAAAATGCAGAAGAGAAGGGGATTTGGCTCGATTGTGTTAGTGGACATCATGATCATGCTCACTGCCTAATCTCTTTGGGTAAAGAACAAAGCATAAGTAAAGTAGCGCAGTTACTAAAAGGCGAATCTTCATTTTGGATCAATCAGCAAAAATTGACGACAAAAAAATTCATTTGGCAGGATGATTATTGGGTTGTTGGTGTAAGCGAAAGTCATCTTGAATCGGTCAGGAAATATATTCACAACCAAGAATTACATCATTCAAAGCATTCTTTTACGGATGAAATAAATGTATTTATGAAAAAATACGGATGGAGTTTTGTAAAAGGAAAATAGACGAAATTGGACTTAACCTGTTATTCATTGAATGAAAAATGCCTTCCTGCAAAAGCAAGATTATCATGCTCACTGATAATCTGTTTGAATATTTAACTTGCTCCCCAACTTTACATTCACTAATTGCTAACTCCTGACAGTGTTGAAGACCTGTCAGAATTTTAGCATTTTTTTTTACCCTTTATTTGGAACTATTCTGAGAAATAAAATCAGTCTTCTAAATAATGTTTTGTTAATTTTAAAACCGAAAAGGTAAAAAAAACTTTTACATTAGTCCGAACCAAAATGAACAAACCAATTTCAACTTTATTTATGTTGATGTCCGTTGATGGTAAAATTTCAACAGGAAAAACAGATATTTTAGATGTCGATAAAGATTTTCCTAAAATAAAAGGAATAAAAGAAGGTCTGGAGCAATATTATGATATTGAACAGACAACAGATTTATACTCATTAAATTCTGGGAAAGTACAAGCAAAGATAGGGGCAAATAAGCCTCAAAAAGATATATTTAAGTTACCGGTTAGCTTTCTAATCATCGATAACAGACCTCATTTAAATGAGATTGGGATGGATAATTTCATAAGAAAAAGCAAGAGGTTGTTTATTATCACAACAAACAAATCTCATCCGGCTTTTGATAGAAAAAATGAAGAAAATCTTGAAATTATCTACTATGAAAATGAGATTGATTTTGTTGATTTGTTCAGAAAACTAAAAGATGATTTTAAGGTTGATCATTTAACAATTCAGACTGGAGCTACATTAAATTCTATTTTTTTGAGACAAAAGCTTATTGATAAAATTTCAATTGTTGTTGCTCCTGCATTAATTGGAGGAGAAGAAACGCCTTCTTTGATAGGTGGAAAATCTTTATTGTATGCTGAGGAATTGAAGTATATCAAAGCGTTGAAATTGGTAGATGTAAAAAAACTAAATGATTCTTATTTGCATTTAAAATATGATGTGATTAATGAAACTATTATTGAATAATCGGAATCGGGAGATTACTCAAGGAGATGTTTCACTTTCGCTCGTACCTCGCTCATTGTAAGTATTTGCAGGGTGATTTCATTCAACTGCTCAAGGCAGTTTTATTCCCTTGAGTGACTTGCTTCCCAACTTTACATTTACCAATTGCGAACTCCTGACAGCGTAGAAGACCTGTCAGCGTTTTAGCAATTTTCTTTTTACCCTTTATTTGGAACTATTCTGAGAAATAAAATCAATGTTCTAAATAATGTTTTGTTAGTTTTAAAAAACGAAAGGATAAAACACTTTTACGTTGTGTTTCATTTTCAGCGTAATATTAATTGCTTAATTTTTACCGATGATTTTTAGAAGCTTTAAAATGAGAACAAATACAGAACTGTAATTTAACTCTATAAGAATGACTTTAAATTTAAGATTAATAATTGTTTTGCTAATATTATTTACATCATGTAGTAATGATACAAAAGAAGACATAAATTCAGATGATGCGAATACCGAATTAAAAAAAGAGAGCTTAAAAGAACTTTACTCAGATTCAGATTTTAGTGTTTACATGTCAGCATATGTGTCACCCAAAAAAGATGGTGTTACAGATGGTCTTATAATCTATATTAAAAATAATTCTGATGGAACATGTTTTGTCTCTCGAAAAAAACATGTTGCTTTCAAAATTGGTGATGAAACAACAGAAGACCCAAGCTTGTTTTTAAAGGAAGCTTCATTGCAAATTCACACAAGGAATAGTATACCGTTTTATTTGATTAATGAAATCCATAATTTGTTTTTTGAACTGCCCTATATTGCTAAAATATCTGATTATGAAAGTCCATTATTTATAGATTTAAGATTAAAACTGATAAATAACACTATAATTGAAAAGACAGAAACATTTGAAATCGTAGAATAGAGATTTTTAGATAAAAACGAAAGCCCAACACGCGGTCATAAAACATTGCGAGGATAGTGCTAAATTGAAAATAACCTACGACCCAGTATTAAATCGAAAGGGATATAAATATGATGACGAAGCATTGGCTATAGAATTGAAATATTTAAACGAGCAAAAGTATTTATGGAAAGTCAAATGTCTAGTTATAGAACCGAATATGGAGATAGAGTTAAGGTATATTTATTTGATACAAACGAATTAATTGAAATAAAATGACAATTGACTATTCTGCAATTATTGTAACATCAGTTTTGGCATTAATTTCCGCAATTATTGGAGGTTTTGTCTCATATTACTTTGCTTCTAAAGCTAGAAGCTTTAATAAAATTCAGAGAAGAGAAATATTCAAATCTTTTAATTCTACTCCAAGGTTTTGTTGGCAATACTGCAAACTCGGAGACAAAAAAGAAATTCTTTGATGAACAATATAAGTCGTGGATTTATTCTTCAGATGAAGTTATTATTGCTACAAACAAATTAGTGAGTTTAGTGATAGACTCTAGAGGGCAAGAGTCAGACCATAACGCTGGAAGAAAAGCTATTGGCGACATTGTATTAGCAATGAGAAAAGATTTACTTGGCAAGACAAATTTATCATTTACTGATTTTAGATATACTGATGTAATTGAATAATTAAAATATTGAATATCAGTTGTAAAATTTGACTTTAGTCTTAATTTAAAAAAATGAAAAAAATTATTTTAAGCGTTTGTATTATTTGTTATAGGTTTAGTGGATTCTCGCAGGAAAAGAGCCGAAAAGATAATAGTGTAATTGAACAGAGAGTTGGAATTGATTTAGGTTTAGGGGTGAATTTTTTTTCTGGTGAAAATGATGATTATACTAAAGTAGCTCTTGATCTAGGAATTGTTTATGAGTTAAGGGAAAAGGTTTTGTTTGGTATAGATTTCTCTTTCTCACCAAAAGAAAAGTATGAAGATACTGGAGGAGATGGTAGTAGAAGTACTCATGTTGGATGGGATGGTCAAGCGACATGCATTGAGACTTATGTCGGATACAAAGCATTTAATAGAACATCATTTTTAGCTGGATTAGGAACATGTTTTTCTAGTGAGTATGAAGTTATGAAAGGATATTCGAATTTGACCTCATATAAAAGAAATAGCCAGACGTATTTAAGTCCAATACTAGGTGTGATGTATGAATTCCCAATGGTCTACAATGGTCAGTGGTATTTGAAATATGACATGGCTATTGGAGGATACAATAGGCATTCTTTGAGTGTTGGGCTGAAGTTTTGATAAATATCTTCAGAATATGAAATAATGATGAAATTAGAAAAAGAAATTAAAACGACACCACAATAAAAGTAACCGTTGTACAACCGATTATTATTATTTTTAAAAGCTTTCTTTTTTAGCTTAATTGGGTTTTTATTGGAAATCCGACCCTGTATTCGTTTCAGATATCCCGTCCAGCGGAAAAAATGTCTTCTATGAGTTTCAGAAATGATGAATAAATATCTGTTAAGTTTTTTTATTGGGCTAAACTAGTTGGCTGAAGAAGAACAAAAGAGAGATGAAATATTTTTTTATGTGTTTGCAATTGCAATTATACCGCATTTACTTCCATTTCCAGCTTCACACCAAATTTGTAGAGCACCGATTTTCTGATTTCGTTGGCCAATTCGAGTATTTCAGATCCTTTTGCATGTCCAAGATTCACAATCACCAGTGCCTGATCTTTGTGAACACCGGCATCGCCTATTTGTTTGCCTTTCCAGCCGCATTGTTCAATCAGCCAGCCGGCGGCCAGTTTGCTTTGTGTTTCGTTTAGCTCATAAACAGGCATGTCTTCGTGCTTTGCTTTTAGCGCATCGGCTTCAGCTTTGGCAACCACAGGGTTTTTGAAAAAACTGCCTGCATTGCCCAGTACTTTTGGGTCGGGCAGTTTGCTTTCGCGGATTTTGATGATTACCTCGCGGATATTTTTCAGATTCACTTCATCGTAAGCTTCCAGTTCCCGGGCAATGGCGCCGTAATGAACTTTAAATTCGGCCTGTTTGCTGAATCGGAAGTTAACGTGGGTAATGATGAATTGATTTTTGTATTCGTTTTTAAAAACGCTGTACCGATAGTCGAATTCGCAGTGCGCATTGCTGAAAGTTACTTTTTTGTTGCTCTCAATGGATATGGCTTCCACGCTTTCAATCACGTCTTTTACCTCAACACCATAGGCTCCTATATTTTGAATGGGAGCTGCACCAACCACACCCGGAATCAGGGACAGATTTTCGATGCCCGATAAATGATTTTCAACACTCCAGGCTACAAATTCATCCCAATCTTCGTTGGCACCCACCTGCACCAAAACCGAATCATCATCTTCTTCACTAATTTTTATTCCCTTCACCTTTGGATGAATTACCAGGCCGTTAAAGTCTTCGGTAAACAGAAGGTTGCTGCCGCCGCCCAGCAGTAAATACTGAATGTTAAGAATATCATTTTTGCTTAAAAAGTCTTGAATTTCTTCGACAGTATCAAATTCGAAAAAATATCTGGCATTGGCTTCTATGCCAAATGTGTTGTAATCTTTTAAAGAAACGTTTTTACGAAGAGAGGCCATGTTATCAGTTTTCAGTGAGCAGTAATCAGTTATTAGTGAATGGTATTAAAGAGTCTGTTTAAGAAGTTTTACAAAACCAAGAATATCATCTTCGGTGGTGTCGAAAGAGCACAGCCAGCGCACTTCGCCTGCCTGTTCATCCCAAACCCAAAAAAAGTATTCTTCCTGAAGTTGTTCAATTTTATCTTTAGGGACAAGTGCCCAAATGCCGTTGGCCTGAACCTTTTGGGTAATTTTTATCTGATCTATTTTTAGGACTTCCTGTTCGAGCAGTTTGGCCATTTTGTTGGCATGACGGGCTGTTTTCAGCCACAACCCGTTGGTGAGCATGGCATCGAACTGTGCACCGATGTATCTCATTTTAGAACAAAGCTGCATGCTTTGTTTGCGAACGTATTTGGCTTCTTTCGATAGTTCCGGATTAAAAAAGATGACTGCTTCGCCCAGCATCATGCCGTTTTTGGTTCCCCCAAAACTGAGCACATCAACACCGGCAAGGGTGGTAAATTCTTTTACATCAACATCCAGACTTACAACAGCATTTGCCAGTCGTGCACCGTCCATATGAACGTACATGTTGTTGGCATGCGCCAAATCGCAGATGGCTTTCACTTCTTCGGGCGTATAAACAGTTCCCAGTTCGGTACATTGAGTAATCGAAATCATTTTTGGCTGGGAGTGATGCTCAAAACCAAATCCGTGCAAATGCGGGAGAATTAATTCGGGCGATATTTTGCCGTCGGGTGTTTCAATAGGAATAACTTTACATCCTGTAAATTTATCCGGGGCACCGCACTCGTCAACCTGAATGTGAGCCGTTGCCGGACAAAGAATGGAATGATAGGATTGGGTTAATGTTGAAAGACTAATAACATTGGCTCCGGTTCCGTTGAAGGCAAAGTATACATCAATATTGCTTCCAAACAGGGTTTTGAACTTTTCAATTGCGGCAGCTGTGTATGGATCTCCGCCGTAAGCCATTACATGACCTTGGTTCGAATTCTGAATAGCCTCCATTACCTCTGGCAATATTCCTGAAAAATTATCGCTTGCAAATCCTCTTTTATTCATTTTCTATGCTTTTTTATCGAAGCATTAAAAGTAAACTTTATTCATTAAATATTTCGATAAAAAGTTTGAAAATGCTGTGCTGCCATTTAAAATACGAATGTTTTGCTTCTGCTTAATTCTCTGAGCGATTTTCCCGATGGGTGTTTCGGCAGAAAGAAAATGGGAACAAGCGTCTTGTAAATCAGTCTGATATCTCTTATCTAAAATCTGACAATCTATTGCAAAAGAATTTTTATTTTTTGAAGTAAAACAGACAACTCGTCTGGTTTGGCTTCACCTTTGGTAAGGAACTGAATTTTACCTTCTTTATCGAGAAGGAAAAGGTAACACAGCTTTTTGTCCTGAACATCAAAGCAGTCAAAATAAGGATTCAAAGATCCATAATAAGTCATTACATTTTGGTGCATTGGTTTAGCAATGCCGCTGCGCATTCCATTGTCGATATAATGCGACAGCCAATTGTAAAAGGAACTGATCATGGGCACTTCAATGTAACGGAAATCATTGTTGATGCTGAACTCTTTCATAAGAGGTTTGGTCCAGGTGTCAATTTGGGCTTGAGTACCTCTTTTAAATGCAAGGATTAAAACGCTCACTTTTCCTTTGCAATGATCGGGAAGGGTGATCATTTTAGAAGATAATAATTTGCCTTTTATCTCGGGAAAAAAATCTCCGGGTTTAAGTTTTTTACTATCCTGCGCACGCGCAACCGGGCTTACAAAAATACTTAAGAGCAATGCAATTACAATAGATCTAATCATTTGTTTTTTCTTGATAATAGTTTTGAAGAAGAGTCAGCGTATTCCTCGATATTTTCCACCTTTCGGTGATTTTAGCTTCTTTCATCTGGGATTTAATCAACTTGTAAAGTTCTTCAACCTGCTCATATTCTTTTGTGTCTTTTAAATAGGTCTTTGATTGTCCGATGTATGTACCAGGACTACTTTCTACCAAGGGAGCCAGATTCACCCATTTTTTAGTTAATGTAAAAGTGAGTTTTGCTTTTAGTCCAAGATCAGCATTTCCAAGAACGAGATCACCATCTTTATTCAAGGACCAAAAGTATTTTTTTGGGTTTTTAAGTAATTGATCCAACATGTCTTAAAAATTTTAATTTTACATTGATGTTGTTGTAAGTTTGCCTATATAATTTATAAATTTTTTACAACTTTCGCAGGTAGTAAGGGCCATGAATTTTAAAGATAGTAAAAATGATTTGTGATATTCAGTTTGGGAAATTAATGATTGTGTCGGATTTGCATGGCAATGGATTTGATTTCCGTCAGATATTGAAGGTTTACCGAAAATTAAAAAGCGAAGGGAAAGCGGATTATCTGGTTTTTCTGGGTGATTTAATTCATGCTTATCCCGGAAAGAGAAAGGATGAATCTTTGGAAATTATTCAGGAACTCATCAAAATGGGTGCAAATAAAAAGGGAAGCGGGGTAATCTGTTTGTTGGGAAACCATGAGTTTGTTCACATTTATCATATTCCCCTGCAGCGGGGACATTTGGAATTTACATCCTGGTTCGAGAACCGGATTCGAAAGAACAGGGAAGAGATTGTGCGTTTTTTTATGGATATGCCTTTTATGCTGAGAACCAAAGGGGGTGTTTTGGTAAACCATACGGGAAGCTCAGATCGTTATGCCCAAACCAAA is a genomic window containing:
- a CDS encoding dihydrofolate reductase family protein, which gives rise to MNKPISTLFMLMSVDGKISTGKTDILDVDKDFPKIKGIKEGLEQYYDIEQTTDLYSLNSGKVQAKIGANKPQKDIFKLPVSFLIIDNRPHLNEIGMDNFIRKSKRLFIITTNKSHPAFDRKNEENLEIIYYENEIDFVDLFRKLKDDFKVDHLTIQTGATLNSIFLRQKLIDKISIVVAPALIGGEETPSLIGGKSLLYAEELKYIKALKLVDVKKLNDSYLHLKYDVINETIIE
- the tnpA gene encoding IS200/IS605 family transposase produces the protein MSWVRVYVHMVFSTKNREPFLNSSEVKKNVFQHIKKNAEEKGIWLDCVSGHHDHAHCLISLGKEQSISKVAQLLKGESSFWINQQKLTTKKFIWQDDYWVVGVSESHLESVRKYIHNQELHHSKHSFTDEINVFMKKYGWSFVKGK
- a CDS encoding metallophosphoesterase family protein, producing MICDIQFGKLMIVSDLHGNGFDFRQILKVYRKLKSEGKADYLVFLGDLIHAYPGKRKDESLEIIQELIKMGANKKGSGVICLLGNHEFVHIYHIPLQRGHLEFTSWFENRIRKNREEIVRFFMDMPFMLRTKGGVLVNHTGSSDRYAQTKGIDLNWFKRYSHEGEFVAHIENINTYDPQISSLFMKTAKGDYLWDVLMNGNERQYGEEYLEMVDDLLQFASVDRENSPMTTLVSGHIGVDYGAETIGSRKLRLCSSAGCLRDLEKKYLLIDAEKRYTNSLELLECCCDLY
- the murB gene encoding UDP-N-acetylmuramate dehydrogenase — translated: MASLRKNVSLKDYNTFGIEANARYFFEFDTVEEIQDFLSKNDILNIQYLLLGGGSNLLFTEDFNGLVIHPKVKGIKISEEDDDSVLVQVGANEDWDEFVAWSVENHLSGIENLSLIPGVVGAAPIQNIGAYGVEVKDVIESVEAISIESNKKVTFSNAHCEFDYRYSVFKNEYKNQFIITHVNFRFSKQAEFKVHYGAIARELEAYDEVNLKNIREVIIKIRESKLPDPKVLGNAGSFFKNPVVAKAEADALKAKHEDMPVYELNETQSKLAAGWLIEQCGWKGKQIGDAGVHKDQALVIVNLGHAKGSEILELANEIRKSVLYKFGVKLEMEVNAV
- a CDS encoding low specificity L-threonine aldolase; this translates as MNKRGFASDNFSGILPEVMEAIQNSNQGHVMAYGGDPYTAAAIEKFKTLFGSNIDVYFAFNGTGANVISLSTLTQSYHSILCPATAHIQVDECGAPDKFTGCKVIPIETPDGKISPELILPHLHGFGFEHHSQPKMISITQCTELGTVYTPEEVKAICDLAHANNMYVHMDGARLANAVVSLDVDVKEFTTLAGVDVLSFGGTKNGMMLGEAVIFFNPELSKEAKYVRKQSMQLCSKMRYIGAQFDAMLTNGLWLKTARHANKMAKLLEQEVLKIDQIKITQKVQANGIWALVPKDKIEQLQEEYFFWVWDEQAGEVRWLCSFDTTEDDILGFVKLLKQTL